The sequence below is a genomic window from Paenibacillus sp. DCT19.
TGTTTCGCTTGAGCCAGAATGTCTTTTGTTCCAACGACAGCTGGGATTTCAAGCGAGCGCGCCATGATTGCGGAGTGAGAAGTACGTCCACCAATGTTTGTTGCAAAACCTTTAACGAATTGGCGATTCAGTTGAGCCGTGTCGGAAGGAGTCAGATCCTCCGCAAGCACGATCACTTCTTCATTGATCTCAGCCGGACTCATGAAGTCGATACCAAGCAAGTGATTTAGCACACGTTTGGTAACGTCGCGCATATCTGCTGCACGTTCTTGAAGATATGCACTCTTCATGTTCTCGAACATGGAGATAAATTGAGATGCCGTTTCATTCAATGCATATTCTGCATTAATCATGTTATCGGCAATACTAGCTTTAACCGGATCTATCAATTCCGGGTCATTCAGAATGAGCAAATGCGAAGCAAAAATCTCAGCTTTTTTCTCGCCAAGCTCTTGTAAAGTACGCTCTTTGATCGCCTCAAGCTCAGCCTGGGATTTACCCAGAGCTGAGTCGAGTTTCGCGATCTCTGCGTCAACGTCGTTAATTTGGCGTTTTTCTACAGAGTAATCAGGATGCTCCAAGATAAACGCCTTGGCGATAGCAATACCCGCCGAAGCCGCGATCCCGGAAACATTAAGCATTAATTTCGCCCAGCCCTTCGTTAACCATAACGTCAGTCAAAGCTTGAAGCGCTTCTGCTTCGCCTTCACCTTCAACGATGATGCTGATTGTGTCACCTTGCTCCAAACCAAGGGAAAGAACGCCCAGGATGGATTTCAATGTTACTTTTTTACCGTTAGCTTCTGCAAAGGATTCTGCACCTTTGAATTTGTTTGCTGTATTTACCAAGGCTGTCGCCGGACGTGCGTGGATACCATCTTCGTCTGTAATTCTGAATGTTTGTTGCATTACAATCATCTCACTTTCGCAATTTGTTTTTTTAGGCATTGCATATATTTACACTTGCTTGCCATCATCGTAACACTTCTTATTTTATCTCAATGATTGGCTGATCGCCAATCTTCAGCACGCCACTCTTCTTGAGAGTGACTGTAGAGCCTATTGGCAGGTTGGTGAAAATGACTGGTGAGATAATCGATGGAGCGTTCGCTTTCACATACTCCAGATCGACTTCCATAATCGGCTGTCCTGCCGATACCAAGTCTCCTTCCTGAACAAGCACGTTGAGGCCAAGACCTTTCAGCTTCACCGTGTTAACACCTATATGAACAAGCACTTCCTTACCACCGTTAGACATAATGGCTACGGCATGTTTGCTTGGAAATACATTAAACACTTTACCATACACAGGCGATGTTATCGTTCCATCATGTGGCAGAATTGCGAATCCGTCACCTGTCATTTTCTCGGCAAATACCGGATCAGGTACATTCGTAATATCCAGCAGCTCGCCATTAGCTGGCATGACGATATCTTCTGCAACAATACGTTCACCTTGCTCTCCTTGCGCCTTCTCTTCATCTGGCGTTGGCTTCACATCAGCAGCCGAATTTGGAACAAGTGTACGTCCTGCGATAATGTCTTGCATTTGAGATTTAATCGTATCTGAACGTGTACCGAAGATGGCATGTACATTATTACCCACTTCTAGCACGCCAAATGCACCCAATTGCTTCAAACGATCTTTATTTACATTCGATTTCTCATTCACTTCAATCCGCAAGCGAGTAATACATGCATCCAGATGTTTGATGTTTTGTTGTCCACCAAATGCAGCAAGAATATTATGCGGTAGGTCGTCTATCAAACCCGCACCTCCGCCCGCTGTAGTTTCCATGGTTACTTCTTCACATCCTGGCATCTTGAGATTGAATTGCGAATGATCACCCGGAGGCCAAACAAGAACGAGAATTCTAGTGGTTCTGTGAATCCTGTCAGAATGAGGTCAGCGTTGCCGAACTCCATATGCCTGCTACGTACTTTTTGTACTCCAGTATTGGTGCGAGCAAGGGGACACAAAAAAAGCATGAATTAATAAAGGAATCGAACTAACCTTTTCGGGTATAGCATACCCGGGTTAAGGTAAGAACAATCACACTTTAATAACTCATGCCTGATCGAGTCAGTAACACGTCGCTTATGTTATTCAATTGCTTGATTACGGAAATTATTGTAGCATCACTTTAATTGCAGTGCAAGCCTTTACAGGTAAATTCCCAAAAACTATTCCACATGTGGGAATATATCACTTCTTCTCTTCTTCTTTCCTCTGATACAACCGCTGAAGATGAATGGTAAGATAACCCACTTCTGCTGGATACACAGGCAGATTCAGCCTTTTCTCCATCACTTTCGTCAGCTTCCATGCAAGCGAGTACATTTCAGGGTATTCCAACTTCAAAAGAGAATCCAATTTATGAAGCTCTTCGACTTTGTCTCCACGACGAATACGCTCTAGAGCAAACCGCAGATGCGTTAATAAACGGGAATAATCCAGCGATTCCGTTTCAAACGAGTAGTCCAATTGCTTCGAGACAAGGCTCACGAGATCCGTAATTAATTGAGAATGCTCTCGCACTTGGGATATGTTCTGGTTCGTCATAGCGCTATAGATATGAAGGGCAATAAACCCGATCTCATCCATCCCCAAATCAACGCCCAGCTTCTCTTTGATCAGACGAACTGCGTATTCACCCATACGATATTCTTCCGGATAGATCTCGCGTGTTTCATACAAAAATGGATTTTGAATGACGATTCCCTGTTCCTTACGCTTCAAAGCAAAAGAAATATGATCAGTTAATGCAATATGGATATGCTCATTTAATGGAACATCCGTACGTTCAGCAATATACGTAATGACTTCGTTAATAATCTCGATCAACGCTTCATCCACTTGTGGAAGAAGCTGCTTGTACTGCTCTTGCTCCTGCTGATTCTTCAAAATGAACATTTTCTCCACAGCCATGAGTGGGATGTTGTCACTTGTTTTGCGGTTAAAGCCGATGCCTTTACCAATGACGACGACTTCCCCATGTTCAGGATGCTGTGCAATGATTACATTATTGTTTAGCGCTTTATCTACATGCAGGCTGCTCATTGTTTGCACCTCTTTTTTTCACACCATCTTGGGCATAATGAAGTCACACCCTGTTACAAACGAAAAGACATCCGGAGCGGGCAAACCGCGCCGGACATCTTGCTTAAAAAGTAACAAAAATTCGCCTCAAGGTCAATAGAGCTCACCTCTGAAAATACCTGTGATACTTACTCATCAGTTCTCGTTTTTTCCACAATTTTATCAACGATGGACGGGGGCGTTGCAGAATCGCTCTGTTGCACAGCAACTGGTGCAGCTGTTTTGGTTTTGGTAAGGCCTTTAATCAACTGCTCTACATCGATTCCGGACACACTTTTCAACATCTCTGGAGCTGTTGCCATCAGTTCTGTTACATAGTTACTAACACGTGTTGCTCCTTCGCCTTTACCCGTATCTACCACCGTCAATTTATCAATGGACGAGATTGGCTCTGCAATTTTACCAGCCAGTTCAGGCAGCATTTTGACAATGATATCGAGCACGGCTGCTTCGCCAAACTTTTGGAAAGCCTCGGCCAGCTTCTCTTTTGCTTCCGCTTCGGCAAGACCACGCAGACGAATAACTTCAGCATCTGCTGTGCCTTTAGCACGCTCTGCATCTGCCACAGCCTGACCTTCGAGACGTTTCTGTTCTGCAGTTGCCTTCGCTTGTGTCTCAATCGAGTATTGCACGGCATCCGCTTCACGCATTCTTTTCGCTTTGTCTGCTTCCGCCGCCTGCTCTACCGCGTAACGATCTGCTTCTGCTTTTTTCTTCACTTCAGCATCATATTGCTTCTCACGAACGGTAATCTCTTTTTCCTGCAAGTCAATCTCGCGTTCTTTACGAACCAATTCAACCTTCATCTGCTCTTCTACTACCGTTTGTCTAGCACGCGCTTCATGGATATGATATGCCTGATCGGCTTCCGCTTTGGCTGTATCCTGATCCCGCTTAAATGCCGCAACTTTCAGTTCCTTTTCCTTCGCAGCTTCAGCGATATTGGTATCACGTAGCAATTCTGCCTTTTGCCCTTGTTCCTCCGCATTTGCCTTCTGTATACGAGCATCCCGCATTGCTTCGGCTTCTGCGATCTCAGCATCACGCTTAACGGCAGCAATTCTTGGTTTACCGAGTGCATCCAAATAACCTTGTTTATCTCGGACATCTTTGATCGTAAATGAAACAATCTGTAGACCCATTTTCTTCAAATCTCTTGCGGCTACACCTTGAACCTCTTGTGCAAACCGATCACGGTTCCGATATACTTCTTCTACAGTCATTGTACCGAGGATAGCCCGCAAATGCCCCTCTAATACTTCCTGTGCTTCGCCTCTAAGCGATTCTACCGGTTTACCGATAAATTGTTCGGCTGCGGTAGCAACGTCCTCTACAGCGCCTCCAACCTTGATGATCGCGACACCGTCTGCAATAACCGGTACACCCTGCTCGGTGTAAACCTCAGGTGTTGAAACATCCAGCTTGTGGGATAACAGTGAGATAAACTCAGATTGCTGGAACACAGGCAGAATGAATGCACCGCCACCACGAACGATTTTAATTTTTCGACCTGACTCATCCTCAGAAATATTCTTATTTCCCAGGAATGAACCCGTAACGATCATCGCTTCGTCTGGTCCAACCGTCTTGTATCTTGCCCAGAACGCCAAACCTAGAATCAAAATTACACCAACTACGACAACCGGAATCAACAATACATCCCAATTCAAATCCATTCCACATCTCTCCCTTTAATCATTGATGAATGATTCATCTTACTTCTGTTCTTACTTACACATCATTAAGTACGTCATCTTCCCATTCGGACACTCGCAACACACCATCTACTACATCCACAATAACAACACGCGCTCCCGCCGCAATGGGGCGATGTTCAAAACTGGATGCCGTTTGAATTGTACTGCCAGAGGCGAAACGGATCATCACTTCACCAAAACCCTTTTCCGGCACCGGAATCGTAATCTCTCCAATTTTGCCCGATAGGTCCTTCATCGAAAATCCAATGGAGACATCGCTATTACGCATCGGTTTGATATATGCGAAAAATACCAGCATAGCTGCAGCAATACCTATTAGCAGGGATAATATTAGACCCGTCATCGCACTTACCGAGCTATAACGTGTCAGCATAATGCCTGCCCCACCAAAAGCTGTAATGGATCCAGCCAACACAACGGGTTTGAAAAAATCAATACCAGGTAACTCAAAGGCTCCATCCAGCAAACCGTCAATTAAGTCACCTAGCACAAGACTCACAACTGCAAATATGGCTCCACCGATAAGACAGCCCCAATAGATTGACTCCATTCCCCGTTCCTCCTTTCCTCTGCCGCAATCTCAATTCTAACTGGGCATTCCACATGTAAATAAATACGTACCAATCGGCAAAATGTTTCAAAATCTTTCCTCAAATGTATTCAGAAGCCGATAATGGGTATTATCATCATGCTCTCCACACCATACTTCACAATGCTCAGTCAAGCTTCAGCGTCCCATCACACTCATGTAAAAACATAATAAAAACCGCAGGTTTCCACGAAGGAGACCTGCGGTTAATTGTAGTTCATTATGCATGTATTCCCTGTTCAATTACAATTACAGAGAAGCTTTGTAGATAGATACAACATCTTCACGTTGCAGCTTTTTGAAGTTACCAAATGGTCCAAACAACATCGCTTTATCAGCCATTACATCGATCTGACTGTCATCGATATCGTAGTCTGCCAAACGGTTAGGCGCTCCAATGGATGTCCAGAATTGGCTGAGCGCATCAATACCTTCTTCAGCTACTTGTCTATCCGATTTGCCCTCAGGGTTCACGTCGAACACGTTAATAGCCAGACGCTTGAAGCGATCCACGTCCACATCTAGATTATGCTTCATCCAGTGCGGGAACAGGATTGCGAGTCCGCCGCCATGTGGGATATCATACACAGCGGATACCGCGTGCTCAATGTTATGTGTTGCCCAGTCACCTGCAAGACCCATGTTAAGAACGCCGTTCAAAGCCATCGTTCCGCAGTACAGGATCGTTTCACGCAGCTCGTAATTCTCCAGATCGTCAACAAGGCGAGGTGCTGCATCCATTACCGTACGAAGAATGGTCTCACAGAATCCGAGTTGCACCGGTGTATTGGCATCCAGATGGAAATAGTGCTCCAGCACGTGTGACATCATATCAACCATACCATAGACCGTTTGATCACGAGGAACCGTGTATGTATTGACTGGATCAAGGATGGAGAACGCTGGGAATGAATAAGCACTGCCCCAACCTAATTTTTCCTGTGTATCTTGATTCGTAATAACGGAACCGGAGTTCATCTCGGAACCTGTAGCTGCCATTGTCAGCACTGTACCGAGCGGGAGAGCATCTTGTGCTACAGCTTTGCGCTGTGCAAAGTCCCACATATCGCCGTCATACTTCGCACCAACAGCAATCGCTTTGGCACAGTCGAGCACACTACCACCACCGACAGCCAGTATGAGGTCAATGTTATTCGTTTTGCAGAGGTCTACCCCTTTGTGAACTGTCGAAAGACGTGGGTTAGGCTCTACGCCTGCCAGTTCAGTTACTTCCGCGCCAATTTCGCCCAGCAAGCCGATGACTTGATCATACAAGCCACTACGTTTGATGCTACCGCCACCATATACAAGCAAAACCCGTTTGCCGTATTTCGGAACTTCCGTCTTCAATGCTTCTAGTTGTCCTTTACCGAAAATCAAGCGGGTTGGATTATAAAATTGAAAAGATCTCATGATCTATATCGCCTCCATTGGAGATTTATATTTGTAACGCAACTCCATTATAGTACCCCATATCTAGAAAAACAAATCTATAGATGCTAACTTTATAACAATCCGTTAATCTGCAAATGTGCGCGGAACATTTCACTGGAGGACGGCAAATCCTCCGATTGTGCCCAAGTTTCAGAATCCCACAACCCTGCCTGTTTAAACGCACGAGGACAATGGATAAAGCATTCTTCCACATCCACAATCACAGCCGCACCAATTGTCTTACCGTTCCAATTCATACTTCCGATAAATTCGGCATCCTTCGTAATAGAGGCTGTCCCGTTAATACGCAGCACTTCATTCATACCTGGAATCAGGAAAAGCATACCTACCCTGGGTTAGATAATATGTTCATTAATGAGTCAATACGGCGATTGCCCGGACGTTCAGGATAAACCAAACGAAATTGGTCTAATACTTTCACAAATCCTGCTTCATCGCCCCGAGGAGAAACATCGCTCTTCCCGTCTTGATCGGACGTGGATAAGAAAAACAAGGGTGACATGGATACAAAATTCTGAACATGTGAATCTACATAGGAGATTGCCTTATTCCGTACATGTTCATGCGGTTCTCCTACCATGCTCTGCAATTCATTCGCGTCAGTAATCAATGGAATATTCAATGCCTGCTTTTCCAATTATTCGTCCCCGTTTCTTCATAATCATTGTGCTTCTACACACTTCTTCTCATTATACATGGGTGAGAATCCCATTCCAAACGATCAGCAAAACACCAAAAGCACTCGCTCCTGATTGAGCGGGTGCTTTGGATTTCATAGATATTCTTTTGTGAAGAAGATTGGAATGTCTATGTTATTCGGTATAGCCCATGCTAGTTACAAAACGACGGAACGCCTGACGGCCGGCTTCATCATGTTTGTACACACCTGCATGTTCCAGAATTTCAGCAAATTTCAAACCAACTTGTTGCTGCACAAGCGCAACCGCTTCTTCTTTGGTTAAGTTAGCGCCATGGTTCTGCTTCAATTCTTCGGTCCAGCGCAGATGCTTGTTCAGATCATGATCCGCAGCCTGTGCCGCCTCAGCAAGCTCGTTGTCTCCTGCCAAAATATTAGCAATACCATCCAGCTCTTCTTTCAGACGCCCTGGCAGAATCGCAAGACCCATAACTTCAATGAGTCCGATATTCTCCTTCTTCAGGTGGTGCATCTCACGATGCGGGTGGAAAATACCTTCAGGATGCACATCATTCGTCCGGTTATTACGTAGAACGAGATCCATCTCATAACCACCGTCTGCACTACGGCGAACGATTGGGGTTACCGTGTTATGCGGTACCTGTTCCCCTTCCACATCGCTGAACGCTTCGATATCCACTGTGGAATCACTGTAGACCTTCCACGCTTCATATACAGCGTTACCTGCTTCAAGCAGCTCTGCTGGGTCGTGGGAAGCCAGTCGCATAACAGACATCGGCCATTTCACGAGGCTTAGCGTAAGTCCAGGTGCATCCGCGTGACGGAATACTGCCTCTGGCTGTGCATTTTGGATCGCAAATGTATGACGTCCACCTTGGAAATGGTCATGCGTCAGAATTGAGCCACCTACGATCGGCAGATCGGCGTTAGAGCCGATAAAGTAATGTGGGTACTCTCCAACAAAAGCAAGCAGTCTGCGCAGCGTATCTTTAGTCAGTTTCATTGGTACATGATCATGATGGAAAATAATGCAGTGCTCGTTGTAGTACACATATGGCGAGTATTGGAACAACCAAGGCTCACCGTTCAGCTCCAACGGGATTACACGCAGGTTTTGACGAGCGGGGTGATTCACCCGACCCGCATACCCTACATTTTCACGACACAACTGACATTTCGGATAGACCGGTGGTGGCAGTAATTTTGCCATAGCGATCTCTTTCGGACTTTTCTCCGGTTTCGATAGATTAATGGTAATCTCCATATCGCCGTAAGCCGTGTCCTGTGTCCAGTATACGTTCTTCGCGATCCGGTCCATCCGGATATAGTTAGAGTGAATCGATAGCTCATAAAACTGCTTGGTTGCCGCCTCGATGCCTTCGGTCTGCTCCGTATGACGGAAAGCACGAACGACTTCGGATGGACGAGCCATAAGATGACCCATAATTTTGGCATCCAGCAAATCACGGTACGTATCTGTATTTTCAGGTATAAGACCAATTGTGAATCCATAATCAATCAATGTATCCAGCATGGCCTGTGGACCATCGGGTACAGAATTGTCTAATGTTCCAGCATAAGGTTCTGAGAATCCGAACTGTTCCAGCAAGAGATTACGGCTATAATCCCAGTCTGCTTCTTCAATCAGCTTATTGTGCAGAGCAAATGCAACCAGACGTTCAATGGCATGCAGTGCTTCCTGCTGCTCGGGTGTCCGCTCTGTGGCACCTGCTGCATTATGAGTCTGTGACATATGGGTATTCGCCTCCTAGTTTTTCCCGTAGCCATTAGGGTGAGACTGGTGCCAGCCCAAGCGCTCTGAATGACATCTTCCAGGTTGGTACGTGTTGGGTTCCAGCCCAGCACGGTTCTTGCTTTAGCAGACGAAGCAACCAGAACTGCTGGGTCACCTGCACGACGTGGCTCTTGGACAACCGGAATATCCAATCCAGTCACTTTCTTAGCTGTTTCGATGACTTGTTTAACTGAGAATCCTGTACCGTTACCAAGGTTAAACACGTTGCTGTTCTCGCCTTTACGAAGGTAATCTACAGCCCGCAAATGCGCATCTGCCAGATCACTTACGTGAATGTAGTCACGGATACATGTTCCATCCTCAGTGTCATAATCGTCACCAAACACAGCGATATGTGAACGTTGTTTCAGTGCTGTTTGCAACACGAGTGGAATCAAGTGACTTTCAGGTTGGTGATCTTCACCGATCTTGCCGCTGTCATGAGCGCCGGCTGCATTGAAGTAACGCAGGGATACATACTTGATATCCTGTACTTTATCGAACCAAGACATCATGCGCTCCATCATGAGCTTTGTTTCACCGTATACGTTGGTTGGTTCTGTACGGTCGCTCTCTTCGATTGGCACCTTCTCAGGCTCACCGTAGGTTGCTGCTGTAGAGGAGAATACAATTTTACGCACATTCGCTTCGTTCATAGCTTCCAGCAAGCACAATGTACCGAAGACATTGTTGTCATAGTATTTAACCGGAGCTGTCATGCTCTCGCCTACCAAAGAGTTCGCTGCAAAGTGAATAACTGCGTCAATCGAGTTCTCTGCGAACAGCTTCTTCAGAATTGCTTTGTCACGAAGATCCCCTTCATACAATTTACCGCCGAGCAATGCTTCGCGATGCCCTGTTTGCAAGTTATCCAGAACAACAACCTCTTCACCACGTTCCAACAAAGCCGCTACCGTATGCGAACCAATATATCCTGCTCCACCTGTCACCAAAATTGCCATTTTACTTCGCCTCCTTCAATTCTTTAACACCGTCGCCTACTCCGCACACATAAAACTCACCTTGGAGACTCGTACGTGCTTCATACGCTGCCCCAACTTCACTAACAAAGCGTTCTACATCATCTTCATGCACCAGAGATACGGTGCAACCACCAAATCCTGCACCCGTCATCCTAGCACCAAGTGTACCTGGAATCCGCTGAGCTTCTTCCACCATAACATCCAGTTCCTCGCAGCTTACTTCGTATAAAGAACGAAGCGATTCATGTGAAGCATTCATCAGCTTGCCGAAGGTAACGAGGTCATTCTCGCGCAATGCTTCTACCGATGCCAGTACACGTGCATTCTCTTCGACGACGTGCTGTGCACGCTGTCTCACTTTCTCATCTGTAATCTGATCTTGAAGTGTTACGAACTGCTCTGGCGTCAATTGCGCCAGGTAATTCAGTGCAGGCAGCTGTTCCTTCAAAATGGCAAGTGCCTGCTCGCATTGAGAACGGCGTTCATTATAAGCCGAATCTACCAACCCACGACGTTTGTTCGTGTTACCAATAATCAGTTTATAGGAACCTGTCCGGAAAGGCACTTTCTCGTATTCAAGGGTATCACACATCAGCAGAATCGCATGATCCTCTGCACCGTTGGCGACAGCGAACTGATCCATAATTCCGCAGTTGACGCCAACAAACTCATTCTCCGCCTTCTGCGACAGCAGTGCTAGCTGCACGGTATCAATATCGGACACGCCCTCTAATGATTGGATCGCGTATCCGGTAAGAACTTCCAAGGAGGCAGACGATGAGAGTCCTGCGCCGTTCGGAATTTCACCGTGGTATAGGAAGTCATACCCTTTCGTTACCTTCACACCTTTACCTGCAAGCTCAACCATGACACCAACAGGATAATCCGTCCATTCACCCGTTTTCTCTTCACCAACAGAAGAAGTTGTCAACGTCCCTTCGTAGGACATGTTCGTGGAAGCCAGTTGCAGCTTGTTGTCCTCTCGCTCCCGAATAACCAAAGTTGTACCAAATTCAAGTGCTGCCGGAAGGACGTATCCACCGTTGTAATCAATATGCTCACCGATCAGATTCACACGACCAGGCGCATGAAATACACGGATGTCCGCTCCACTTTCTCCGTACTTATCAATAAACTTTTGTTTCAATTCATTTATGCTCACTGCTGCTGCACCTCATCTCAATGTTGTGTGTTTTCTTAATGTAATTATATAAGAAAGCGATACCTCTTGAAATGCAACCATGTGTGTTTCATATGGATAAATGTGACCTTAACACGTATAATGGAGCAAATAACACATTCTCAATGTAGATAGAAAGAAGGCTTGTACTCATGACTGAGTCCCGATCAGAGCAAACCCCAAACCTGCCAAACCCGAAGCTACAAGAGACGTCGGGCAAAAGTGGTGCGCTTAGTTATTCGGTAGCCTCCAATCCCGTATATTATGAAAGAGGCGCACTGCATGTCCTGTTTGCAGGAGCAAGTCAGACGTTACCTGGACACGCGCTTGGACCGAAATTGTATGATTATTACCTACTACATTATGTAGAGAAGGGCGCCGGAACATTCCGTACAGAACTGCATTCATACGAGTTAACAGCTGGAGACTGCTTCCTCATTCACCCTGGACAATTGGTGAGCTACCAATCCAATGCACGTAATCCTTGGCAATATCGCTGGATCGCCTATACGGGAACTCAAGCGAGCCAACATACAGACGCTGCTGGGTTCCGACCAGAGAAATCCGTATTTCATGCCGGGACGGCATGCGGCATTGCGGACTGGCTATCTGTCATGCAGGAGGCTTTTGCCCAGCGCAAGGAAAGCTCTCATTTTACCTCTCTAGGCACACTGTATATGATTCTCGCCGAAGCGCAAAATCACCTTGCTGAAGATCAAACTTTAATTCCAGGTGAATCTTCCATACGCAGAACGGTCAAACAGATGATCCAATACATGTCGACGCAGTATGCCTATCCTGTGTCTATTGAACAGATGTCAGCCAGCCTTGGTTACAATCGCGCCTATCTATCACGTATATTCAAACAAGAAACCGGCCTTACTCCAGTCACGTATCTGCTCAAGCTGCGCATTGATAAATCGCGACAGTTGCTACGTGAACGACCAGACCTATCCATTGAACAAATCTCTGACTCTGTAGGGATCGCGGATGCGCTCTACTTCTCCAAACAGTTCAAACGATTTCACGGTGAGGCTCCTAGTCTATATAGAGAGAACATGCTTTCCAGAAGTAACTCAGCCAAGAAAACATAAGAAAAATGCTTACCGTCGTACTTTTACAGAAGACAGACCACGTTTAGTTATGATTTTTCTTGCGATAATTGAATTGAATTGTTCAACTCTGTTGAAAACTTATAAATTCGATTATCTAAAAAAAAGTGCATCTACGCCGATATGGCTAAGATGCACCTTTTTCACTGCATTTATTTAAAGCATAACTTCGGTCTTCAGCTCCCTATAAGTTCGTGTTCAAAATGGACTTTTAAACACCCTCTATAAGGAATGCCTGGAACAGAGAAATTATTGCTTGTCAGCATGCTCAGGACGAAGGATGGATTCAATGCGCTCCAATTCTTCGGTAGAGAAATCCAGTTGGCTTAGCGCTGCTACATTCTCCTCAATCTGAGCAGGACGGCTTGCACCGATCAATGCAGATGTCACTTTGCCACTCCGTAGTACCCAAGCAAGTGCGAACTGAGCCAGACTCTGGCCACGCGCAGCCGCAATCTGATTGAGCGCGCGGACTTTCCGCAGCGTCTCTGGTGAGATGTTATTTTCATTGAGAAATACAGACGGCCCTTTTGCACGAGAATCCTCAGGAATTCCATTCAGGTACTTGTTCGTGAGCAACCCTTGAGCAAGTGGACAAAAAGCAATACTACCCGCACCATATTCCTCCAAGACATCCTGTAACCCGTCTTCAATCCAGCGATCCAACATCGAATATTTGGGTTGATGAATCAAAAGCGGTGTTCCAAGGCCTTTCAGAATTTCTGCTGCTTGCTTGGTCTGTTCTGCAGGATAGTTTGAGATACCCACATAGAGGGCTTTA
It includes:
- the mgrA gene encoding L-glyceraldehyde 3-phosphate reductase, with amino-acid sequence MVYVASDTRYEVMKYNRVGRSGLKLPAISLGLWHNFGGINNAENGRNMITRSFDLGITHFDLANNYGPPAGSAEQLFGQVLAQDLKPYRDELIISTKAGYYMWPGPYGEWGSRKNLVSSLNQSLKRMGLDYVDIFYSHRYDPETPLEETMMALDHIVRSGKALYVGISNYPAEQTKQAAEILKGLGTPLLIHQPKYSMLDRWIEDGLQDVLEEYGAGSIAFCPLAQGLLTNKYLNGIPEDSRAKGPSVFLNENNISPETLRKVRALNQIAAARGQSLAQFALAWVLRSGKVTSALIGASRPAQIEENVAALSQLDFSTEELERIESILRPEHADKQ
- a CDS encoding galactokinase; this encodes MSINELKQKFIDKYGESGADIRVFHAPGRVNLIGEHIDYNGGYVLPAALEFGTTLVIREREDNKLQLASTNMSYEGTLTTSSVGEEKTGEWTDYPVGVMVELAGKGVKVTKGYDFLYHGEIPNGAGLSSSASLEVLTGYAIQSLEGVSDIDTVQLALLSQKAENEFVGVNCGIMDQFAVANGAEDHAILLMCDTLEYEKVPFRTGSYKLIIGNTNKRRGLVDSAYNERRSQCEQALAILKEQLPALNYLAQLTPEQFVTLQDQITDEKVRQRAQHVVEENARVLASVEALRENDLVTFGKLMNASHESLRSLYEVSCEELDVMVEEAQRIPGTLGARMTGAGFGGCTVSLVHEDDVERFVSEVGAAYEARTSLQGEFYVCGVGDGVKELKEAK
- a CDS encoding AraC family transcriptional regulator translates to MTESRSEQTPNLPNPKLQETSGKSGALSYSVASNPVYYERGALHVLFAGASQTLPGHALGPKLYDYYLLHYVEKGAGTFRTELHSYELTAGDCFLIHPGQLVSYQSNARNPWQYRWIAYTGTQASQHTDAAGFRPEKSVFHAGTACGIADWLSVMQEAFAQRKESSHFTSLGTLYMILAEAQNHLAEDQTLIPGESSIRRTVKQMIQYMSTQYAYPVSIEQMSASLGYNRAYLSRIFKQETGLTPVTYLLKLRIDKSRQLLRERPDLSIEQISDSVGIADALYFSKQFKRFHGEAPSLYRENMLSRSNSAKKT